Proteins encoded by one window of Myxococcales bacterium:
- a CDS encoding CapA family protein, with protein MRVAGSALSLDQAQRVALACLASLASLLLGACERPSADGASPAERAAAPTTSVSPSLPPAVPPAAPAPTAPTAPPAPTAAARSGDLRVLLTGDVIAHRPVLIHPGALARALGPLAPLFGSADGVLVNHESSTGATPTGHSREAELAYAAPPFWASELAGAHVSAIGLANNHACDLGREGLLATVASAQASKLGVVGGGEAPWRAQVIASRDGHDVCAVAWSTLTNGDPRTCEGSLAYAPLGRAAERKVGDAIAEARTRCAAVVAVVHLGQEYKAQPPSVYALGARLAEAGADAVVVHHPHIVSPLKTATTADGRHVPIFASVGNLVTNQGYAWRAPNPVVLPDRLQVSANAWTRVGMIAELSVTPAANAAPNARPRVRYGYHLVWNDKPKLERRGSDEIVARRVSPEADATLLERFARDGEGPNAVFRSPCWIRDGKATATCEGALEPRGPTARAPRR; from the coding sequence ATGCGCGTAGCCGGCTCTGCCCTCTCCCTCGACCAAGCTCAACGCGTCGCGCTCGCCTGCCTCGCGAGCCTCGCAAGCCTCCTCCTTGGCGCGTGTGAGCGCCCGAGCGCGGACGGCGCCTCCCCCGCCGAGCGCGCGGCAGCCCCGACCACGAGCGTGTCTCCCTCGCTCCCTCCTGCGGTCCCTCCCGCCGCCCCCGCGCCGACCGCGCCGACCGCGCCGCCGGCGCCGACCGCGGCCGCGCGCTCCGGAGACCTTCGCGTGTTGCTCACGGGCGACGTCATCGCGCACCGCCCCGTCCTCATCCACCCGGGCGCCCTCGCGCGCGCTCTGGGTCCGCTCGCGCCGCTCTTCGGCTCGGCCGACGGCGTGCTCGTGAACCATGAGTCATCGACCGGCGCGACCCCAACCGGGCACAGCCGTGAGGCCGAGCTCGCCTACGCCGCACCCCCGTTCTGGGCCAGCGAGCTCGCCGGCGCGCACGTGAGCGCGATCGGCCTCGCGAACAACCACGCGTGCGATCTCGGGCGCGAGGGGCTGCTCGCCACGGTCGCCTCAGCGCAGGCCTCGAAGCTCGGCGTAGTGGGTGGGGGCGAGGCGCCCTGGCGCGCGCAGGTGATCGCCTCACGCGACGGCCACGACGTGTGCGCCGTGGCGTGGAGCACGTTGACGAACGGCGATCCGCGCACGTGCGAGGGCTCGCTCGCCTACGCGCCGCTCGGGCGCGCGGCCGAAAGGAAGGTGGGCGATGCCATCGCCGAGGCGAGGACACGCTGCGCGGCCGTCGTCGCGGTGGTGCACCTCGGCCAGGAGTACAAGGCGCAGCCGCCGAGCGTGTACGCCCTCGGCGCGCGTCTGGCCGAGGCGGGCGCGGACGCCGTCGTCGTCCACCACCCGCACATCGTGTCGCCGCTGAAGACCGCGACCACCGCGGACGGGCGGCACGTGCCCATCTTCGCCTCGGTGGGGAACCTCGTGACGAACCAAGGCTACGCGTGGCGAGCGCCGAACCCCGTCGTGCTGCCCGATCGCCTGCAGGTGTCCGCGAACGCGTGGACGCGCGTGGGGATGATCGCGGAGCTCTCGGTCACTCCCGCCGCCAACGCGGCCCCGAACGCGCGACCCCGCGTTCGCTACGGCTACCACCTGGTGTGGAACGACAAGCCGAAGCTGGAGCGACGCGGCTCGGACGAGATCGTGGCGCGGCGCGTCTCCCCCGAGGCCGACGCGACGCTCCTCGAGCGTTTCGCCCGCGACGGCGAGGGCCCAAACGCGGTGTTCAGGTCGCCCTGC
- the rsmI gene encoding 16S rRNA (cytidine(1402)-2'-O)-methyltransferase produces the protein MSAEPPTGGPGARLGGALLVVSTPIGNLGDLTLRARDALAAVDHVAAEDTRRARQLLSHLGLGQKTLHRVDAHASPADLAKILDVLASGSDVALTTDAGTPAVSDPGGALVAAAVHAGYTVSPLPGASAVLAALVASGLSGERGFRFMGFLPREGTERAEALSRVAATPEPVVLYESARRLQGTLGDLASATPERACAVGRELTKLHEEVVRGTVSALAADPREWLGEIVLVLGAHDVAAREAKVDDAALDRRIAEGLAEGLHAKTLAERLSAWSGRPRREIYERVVSQRGQRR, from the coding sequence CTGAGCGCCGAGCCCCCGACCGGCGGTCCCGGCGCGCGCCTAGGCGGCGCGCTGCTCGTGGTGTCCACGCCGATCGGCAACCTGGGTGATCTGACGCTCCGCGCCCGCGACGCGCTCGCGGCCGTCGACCACGTGGCCGCGGAGGACACGCGGCGCGCGCGGCAGCTCCTCTCGCACCTCGGCCTCGGACAGAAGACCCTGCACCGCGTGGACGCGCACGCGAGCCCCGCGGATCTCGCGAAGATCCTCGACGTGCTCGCTTCCGGGTCCGACGTCGCGCTCACGACCGACGCGGGCACGCCCGCGGTGAGCGATCCGGGCGGCGCCCTCGTCGCCGCCGCGGTGCATGCAGGATACACGGTCTCTCCCCTGCCCGGCGCGAGCGCCGTGCTGGCCGCGCTGGTCGCGAGCGGCCTCTCGGGGGAGCGTGGGTTTCGCTTCATGGGGTTTCTGCCCCGCGAAGGCACCGAACGCGCCGAGGCGCTCTCGCGCGTGGCCGCCACCCCGGAGCCCGTCGTCCTCTACGAGTCGGCGAGGCGCCTCCAGGGCACGCTCGGTGACCTGGCCTCGGCCACGCCGGAGCGGGCGTGCGCCGTGGGGCGCGAGCTCACGAAGCTCCACGAGGAGGTCGTCCGCGGGACCGTGAGCGCGCTCGCCGCCGATCCCCGCGAGTGGCTCGGCGAGATCGTCCTCGTGCTCGGCGCCCACGACGTCGCCGCCCGGGAGGCCAAGGTCGACGACGCCGCGCTCGATCGGCGCATCGCCGAGGGCCTGGCCGAGGGCCTGCACGCCAAGACCCTCGCCGAGCGGCTCTCGGCGTGGAGCGGGCGCCCGAGACGCGAAATATACGAGCGGGTCGTGAGCCAGCGCGGCCAGCGCCGCTGA
- a CDS encoding RNA polymerase factor sigma-32, giving the protein MARRKNETRSTGGANARADGSDAADSGEVARDPDDETSEGGPESDAALGERDDLGGEPLVDEDDPLDPDAEVSSSAPKRARDSEAPVSVEPTSLARLDPMAAYLREVQRHPLLTVEETHELATTFLKTQDPAIAARLVTANLRLVVKIAYEYRRAYKNIMDLVQEGNIGLMQAVKRYDPYRGVKLSSYAAWWIRAYILRFILNNWRLVKLGTTQAQRKLFFNLRKKRAELEAMGITPSHAEIAKSLNVPEADVAEMEVRLGSNENSLDAPVGDADGRSISRIDMMPSGGIGPEAMLADGELQTLLKQKLEEFRATLEGKDKDLAIFTLRLVADEPMTLQELGDKFGISRERVRQLEQRLLLRLRDFLKAEMGDATEIS; this is encoded by the coding sequence TTGGCCCGACGAAAGAACGAGACGCGATCGACCGGCGGCGCAAACGCCCGCGCTGACGGCAGCGACGCCGCTGACTCGGGCGAGGTCGCCCGCGATCCGGACGACGAGACCTCGGAGGGTGGCCCCGAGTCGGACGCTGCGCTCGGCGAGCGCGACGACCTCGGCGGCGAGCCCCTCGTCGACGAGGACGATCCGCTCGATCCGGACGCCGAGGTCTCGAGCTCGGCCCCGAAGCGCGCCCGCGACTCCGAGGCGCCGGTGTCCGTGGAGCCCACGTCGCTGGCTCGGCTCGACCCGATGGCCGCGTACCTCCGCGAGGTGCAGCGCCACCCGCTGCTCACCGTCGAGGAGACCCACGAGCTCGCCACCACCTTCCTGAAGACCCAGGACCCCGCCATCGCGGCGCGCCTCGTCACGGCGAACCTGCGCCTCGTGGTGAAGATCGCCTACGAGTACCGTCGCGCCTACAAGAACATCATGGACCTCGTGCAGGAGGGCAACATCGGCCTCATGCAGGCGGTGAAGCGGTACGACCCGTACCGCGGCGTGAAGCTCTCGTCCTACGCGGCGTGGTGGATCCGCGCGTACATCCTGCGCTTCATCCTGAACAACTGGCGCCTCGTGAAGCTCGGCACCACCCAGGCGCAGCGAAAGCTGTTCTTCAACCTGCGGAAGAAGCGGGCCGAGCTCGAGGCGATGGGGATCACGCCCTCGCACGCCGAGATCGCGAAGAGCCTGAACGTGCCCGAGGCCGACGTCGCGGAGATGGAAGTGCGGCTCGGCTCGAACGAGAACTCACTCGACGCCCCCGTGGGCGACGCCGACGGCCGCTCGATCTCCCGCATCGACATGATGCCCAGCGGAGGGATCGGCCCCGAGGCCATGCTGGCCGACGGCGAGCTGCAGACTCTCCTCAAGCAGAAGCTCGAGGAGTTCAGGGCGACGCTCGAGGGCAAAGACAAGGACCTCGCCATCTTCACGCTGCGGCTGGTCGCCGACGAGCCCATGACCCTCCAGGAGCTGGGCGACAAGTTCGGCATCTCCCGCGAGCGCGTGCGCCAGCTCGAGCAGCGACTCCTGCTGCGCCTGCGCGACTTCCTGAAGGCCGAGATGGGCGACGCGACGGAGATAAGCTGA
- a CDS encoding acyl--CoA ligase, which translates to MLSSLVSRRDDAPAIVRSNGASLSYAELYARTSRLAEAFRGAGAGPGQVVAVAAKDPADYLTLALAAWQADAIVLLLDARAGESLPLTGARRVGVVSLAMGITEDGLPKTLDTGVPARAFDPSIGLILFTSGTSALPKGVLLPSAGVAHNVRAINAYLPIAKHPTTGIVLPLSYSYGLVGQALTTLAVGGTAVLLSDVMYPAKLVEAMVTYGVTGLSSVPPSLRLIARACISAGPEKTPRLGYVASAGGFQDPHTRELIAQAFPEATRFNQYGLTEASPRVTALAHHEPAYALGSVGKGIDGVEVFAVDEAGARLPAGVHGEIALRGPSVMIGYMDDPEATAKVLSGGVLRSGDAGHVDADGFVFVEGRKDGVVKCGGERVSVEEVAGTMRTAEGVRDAAVIAVPHEDLGNALWAFVEADAAVIPALRALSREKLPPAKRPQKFFAIEALPRTSNGKVAFGELRKLAEEK; encoded by the coding sequence ATGCTGTCTTCACTCGTGTCCCGCCGGGACGACGCGCCCGCCATCGTTCGCTCCAACGGCGCGAGCCTCTCCTACGCGGAGCTCTACGCGCGCACTTCACGCCTCGCCGAGGCGTTCCGCGGCGCGGGCGCGGGGCCAGGGCAGGTGGTCGCGGTCGCGGCGAAGGACCCGGCGGACTACCTCACGCTCGCGCTCGCCGCCTGGCAGGCGGACGCGATCGTGCTGCTCCTCGACGCGCGCGCCGGCGAGAGCCTCCCGCTGACGGGCGCGCGCCGGGTGGGCGTGGTCTCGCTGGCGATGGGCATCACCGAGGACGGGCTCCCCAAGACCCTCGACACGGGCGTGCCCGCGCGCGCCTTCGATCCGTCGATCGGCCTCATCCTGTTCACCTCCGGCACCTCCGCGCTCCCGAAGGGGGTGCTGCTCCCGTCGGCGGGCGTCGCGCACAACGTCCGCGCGATCAACGCGTACTTGCCCATCGCCAAGCACCCGACGACGGGCATCGTCTTGCCGCTCTCGTACAGCTACGGGCTCGTCGGGCAGGCGCTCACCACCCTCGCGGTCGGCGGCACGGCCGTGCTGCTCTCCGACGTGATGTATCCGGCGAAGCTCGTCGAGGCGATGGTCACGTACGGCGTGACGGGCCTCTCGAGCGTGCCGCCTTCGCTCCGGCTCATCGCGCGGGCGTGCATCTCGGCGGGGCCCGAAAAGACCCCGCGGCTCGGGTACGTGGCGTCCGCGGGTGGGTTCCAAGACCCGCACACCCGCGAGCTCATCGCGCAGGCCTTCCCCGAGGCCACGCGGTTCAACCAGTACGGCCTCACGGAGGCCTCGCCGCGCGTGACGGCGCTCGCGCACCACGAGCCCGCGTACGCGCTCGGCTCGGTCGGCAAGGGCATCGACGGCGTGGAGGTCTTCGCCGTCGACGAGGCGGGCGCCCGCCTCCCCGCGGGGGTGCACGGCGAGATCGCTCTGCGCGGCCCGTCGGTCATGATCGGCTACATGGACGACCCTGAGGCCACCGCGAAGGTGCTCTCCGGCGGCGTGCTCCGCAGCGGCGACGCCGGCCACGTCGACGCCGATGGCTTCGTGTTCGTCGAGGGGCGCAAGGACGGCGTGGTCAAGTGCGGCGGCGAGCGCGTGAGCGTCGAGGAGGTTGCAGGGACCATGCGAACCGCGGAGGGGGTCCGCGACGCCGCGGTGATCGCCGTGCCTCATGAGGATCTCGGCAACGCGCTGTGGGCGTTCGTCGAGGCCGACGCGGCCGTCATTCCCGCGCTCCGCGCCCTCTCGCGCGAGAAGCTCCCGCCCGCGAAGAGGCCCCAGAAGTTCTTCGCCATCGAGGCGCTGCCGCGTACCTCGAACGGCAAGGTCGCCTTCGGGGAGTTGCGCAAGCTCGCCGAGGAGAAGTGA
- a CDS encoding DNA alkylation repair protein, with protein MAEALKDFFSAARVRELGEALGRVHPQFPVAAFVRSASRGLTDLELVARARHIAAALARHLPPRYEDAVAVLLTSLGPEHTSDELLGVGMAPFFYMPHLVFVAEHGLDHFELSMAAQRELTKRFTAEFSIRAFLERHPERTLAVLREWASDPNPHVRRLVSEGTRPRLPWAPRVRWLEEHPERLLPLLERLKDDPTPVVRRSVANHLNDLGKARPALLFDTCRAWLIGASAARRALVQHALRSAAKRGEAGALDLLGHGARPRLRVAKVRFEPPRTPIGGKVRVTFTLVSEATAAQALRVDLAVLFVKARGDARAKVFNVARVELDAGARVELAKTVSLAVHSTRVPRPGVHAVEARVNGAAFSLGDFVVLPEE; from the coding sequence GTGGCCGAGGCACTGAAGGACTTCTTCTCCGCCGCGCGTGTCCGTGAGCTCGGCGAGGCGCTCGGGCGCGTGCACCCCCAGTTCCCCGTCGCGGCGTTCGTCCGCAGCGCGTCGCGCGGGCTCACTGACCTCGAGCTCGTCGCGCGCGCCCGCCACATCGCGGCCGCGCTCGCGCGTCACCTCCCCCCTCGCTACGAGGACGCGGTGGCCGTGCTCCTCACCTCGCTCGGGCCGGAGCACACGAGCGACGAGCTCCTCGGCGTCGGGATGGCGCCGTTCTTCTACATGCCCCACCTCGTGTTCGTCGCCGAGCACGGCCTCGATCACTTCGAGCTCTCGATGGCCGCGCAGAGAGAGCTGACGAAGCGCTTCACCGCGGAGTTCTCGATCCGCGCGTTCCTCGAGCGGCACCCGGAGCGCACCCTCGCGGTGCTGCGCGAGTGGGCCTCGGATCCCAACCCTCACGTGCGCCGTCTGGTCTCGGAGGGCACGCGCCCGCGCTTGCCGTGGGCGCCGCGCGTGCGCTGGCTCGAGGAGCACCCCGAGCGGCTGCTCCCGCTGCTCGAGCGCCTGAAGGACGACCCCACGCCCGTCGTCCGACGGAGCGTCGCGAACCACCTGAACGACCTCGGCAAGGCGCGGCCCGCGCTCCTCTTCGACACGTGCCGCGCGTGGCTCATCGGCGCCTCGGCCGCCCGTCGCGCGCTCGTGCAGCACGCGCTGCGCAGCGCGGCCAAGCGCGGGGAGGCCGGCGCGCTCGATCTCCTCGGCCATGGCGCGCGCCCTCGCCTCCGCGTCGCCAAGGTGAGGTTCGAGCCCCCGCGCACGCCCATTGGGGGCAAGGTGCGCGTCACGTTCACCCTCGTGAGCGAGGCGACCGCGGCGCAGGCGCTCCGGGTCGACCTCGCCGTGCTCTTCGTCAAGGCGCGCGGCGACGCGCGGGCGAAGGTGTTCAACGTCGCGCGCGTCGAGCTCGACGCGGGGGCGCGCGTCGAGCTCGCGAAGACCGTGTCGCTGGCCGTGCACTCTACACGGGTCCCGCGGCCCGGCGTGCACGCCGTGGAGGCGCGGGTGAACGGCGCCGCGTTCTCGCTCGGCGACTTCGTCGTGCTCCCCGAGGAGTGA
- a CDS encoding glutathione S-transferase family protein, which yields MTPSIKLTYFDAPVSRGEECRLALHLAGLDFEDDRIKFADWPALKPTTPFGAMPVLTLAGQALAQSNAILTLIGRRHGLHPKDDLEAARHEALMSHCEDLRANVGPTLRIKDEDEKRRAREQLAAVYLPAWAGFTEAQLRDGPFVGGDAVHVVDLKLHMVVRWFKSGSVDHVPATVFDPFPKLVRVHDAVRDHAGVKAWYAKG from the coding sequence ATGACCCCCTCCATCAAGCTCACCTACTTCGACGCACCCGTGAGCCGCGGCGAGGAGTGCCGCCTCGCGCTCCACCTCGCGGGCCTCGACTTCGAGGACGACCGCATCAAGTTCGCGGACTGGCCGGCGCTGAAGCCGACCACGCCGTTCGGCGCGATGCCCGTGCTCACGCTCGCCGGGCAGGCGCTCGCCCAATCGAACGCGATCCTCACGCTCATCGGCCGCCGCCACGGGCTCCACCCGAAGGACGACCTCGAGGCCGCGCGCCACGAGGCGCTCATGTCGCACTGCGAGGATCTCCGGGCGAACGTGGGCCCCACTCTCCGCATCAAGGACGAGGACGAGAAGCGACGCGCGCGCGAGCAGCTCGCGGCCGTGTACTTGCCGGCGTGGGCGGGGTTCACGGAGGCGCAGCTCCGCGACGGCCCGTTCGTCGGCGGTGACGCCGTCCACGTCGTCGACCTCAAGCTCCACATGGTGGTGCGGTGGTTCAAGAGCGGTAGCGTCGACCACGTCCCCGCGACGGTGTTCGACCCATTCCCGAAGCTCGTGCGGGTGCACGACGCCGTGCGCGACCACGCGGGCGTGAAGGCCTGGTACGCGAAGGGCTGA
- a CDS encoding ATP-grasp domain-containing protein, producing the protein MSHVVFIAPRFLETTNRTLAAFARTEGVTLSVISEDPEASIPRAIAPRVAGHYQVKRSLDAAELTVAARAITRGVGRVDRLAGALEQLQTPMAEVRDALDIEGLRGETARRFRDKDHMKAVLRAHGVPVAKSLLARSPRELWEGLQTLGFPAIVKPRAGLGARATFRVSSPDDARALARQGVVPSAQQPLQLEEFVRASELTCETVTVRGHAVWRSGARYLPSPLEVLETPWIQYCVLLPREADDPTFTRFAPTNDAALSALFGRWASTAAGTALTHMEWFLRDDGSALVNEVGARPPGVLIMPLMSLAHETDLVADWAALIAHDRFAPKERRWAAGAAFFRGQGPGQRVVQVTGVERAVEEAGDALVELRAPRPGMARAESYEGEGWATVRSPTTEGAKRALRALIENVQVRYG; encoded by the coding sequence ATGTCGCACGTCGTTTTCATCGCCCCCCGCTTCCTGGAGACCACGAACCGCACCCTCGCGGCCTTCGCCCGCACCGAGGGCGTGACGCTGAGCGTGATAAGCGAGGACCCCGAGGCGTCGATCCCCCGCGCGATCGCCCCGCGCGTGGCCGGCCACTACCAGGTGAAGCGCTCGCTCGACGCCGCCGAGCTCACGGTCGCCGCGCGCGCGATCACGAGGGGCGTCGGCCGCGTCGACCGGCTCGCGGGCGCGCTCGAGCAGCTCCAGACGCCCATGGCCGAGGTGCGCGACGCGCTCGACATCGAGGGCCTGCGGGGCGAGACCGCGCGGCGCTTTCGCGACAAGGACCACATGAAGGCCGTGCTCCGCGCGCACGGCGTGCCCGTCGCGAAGAGCCTGCTCGCGCGCTCGCCGCGTGAGCTCTGGGAGGGTCTCCAGACGCTCGGCTTCCCCGCCATCGTGAAGCCACGGGCCGGCCTCGGCGCGCGCGCGACCTTCCGCGTCAGCTCGCCCGACGACGCCCGCGCGCTCGCCCGGCAGGGAGTCGTGCCGTCGGCCCAGCAGCCGCTCCAGCTCGAGGAGTTCGTCCGCGCGAGCGAGCTCACGTGCGAGACGGTCACGGTGCGCGGCCACGCGGTGTGGCGCAGCGGCGCGCGCTACCTGCCGAGCCCGCTCGAGGTGCTCGAGACCCCGTGGATCCAGTACTGCGTGCTCCTGCCCCGCGAGGCCGACGACCCGACGTTCACGCGGTTCGCGCCGACGAACGACGCGGCGCTCTCCGCGCTGTTCGGACGCTGGGCGAGCACGGCGGCGGGCACGGCGCTGACGCACATGGAGTGGTTCCTCCGCGACGACGGCTCGGCGCTGGTCAACGAGGTCGGCGCGCGGCCGCCGGGGGTGCTCATCATGCCGCTCATGAGCCTCGCGCACGAGACCGACCTCGTCGCCGACTGGGCGGCCCTGATCGCCCACGATCGCTTCGCGCCCAAGGAGCGCCGCTGGGCGGCGGGCGCCGCGTTCTTTCGCGGGCAGGGCCCGGGCCAGCGCGTCGTCCAGGTCACCGGCGTCGAGCGCGCCGTCGAAGAGGCGGGCGACGCGCTGGTGGAGCTTCGCGCGCCGCGCCCTGGCATGGCCCGCGCGGAGAGCTACGAGGGCGAGGGGTGGGCGACCGTGCGCTCGCCGACGACGGAGGGCGCGAAGCGGGCGCTGCGCGCCCTCATCGAGAACGTCCAGGTGCGCTACGGCTGA